AAATGCCATTTTCATTTATAAAATCCCTGTTTGCCAGAAGAGGGGGAGAATGCAGACCGGAAAAAACAGCAAGAGCCCGAGGGTCTTTGAGATATTCCTCCATATGCCTTCTGCTTCGGACTGTATTGCCCTGATGATCTTTAACAACAATTTCGACCCTTCTGCCGTCAATCTTGTTTCCTGCCTCGGCAAGGGCGGTTTCTATTCCGCGTTTTATTGAGGCACCTGATTCTGCAAGCAGAGTCATATCCGCGTCAAGATAGATATGCAGGGGTTCTGGCGTGCTTTTGCTGTTTTTAGATTGAATTTCACCGGCTGCCGGCAACCTTGCGGAGAAGGCTGCAGAAATAAACAGGATAAAAAAATAAAATGCTTTCGACCTCATAATCTCTCCGTTACGCCTGATTATTAAAACCCAAATTTTCGCAGTTTATTTTATTCCTGGCATACAAAAAACAAGGGGTAGTTTATTCTATTCGAAAATTACATGCCGAGCCTGCGTTAATTTACAGTCCTCTCTTTTTCAAAAGCTCGCAAAATTCAGGGGTTATTTCTTGCGCTCGTAAATGCTTGCGCCTGTGGAGTCGTAGGCTACAACTGCAGGGAAATCCGAAACCTCGAGGCGGTGGATTGCCTCTGGGCCGAGCTCAGGATATGCCACCACTTCCGATTTGACTATAGATTTGCTCAAAAGTGCGCCTGCCCCGCCGACAGCACTGAAATGCACTGCTGTATTCTTAATAAGGGAATTGATCACAGCATCGCCGCGGTAGCCTTTGCCTATCATACCGGCAAGGCCGTTATCCAGAAGTATCGGGCTGAATTGATCCATCCTTGAAGATGTGGTGGGGCCTGCAGAACCGGCCGGCCTTCCCTCTGCTGCCGGCGAAGGGCCTACAAAATAAATTATCTGCCCCTCTATATCAATAGGAAGAGGCTCAGAGCGTGCGATGGATTCGGTGAGTCTTTTGTGCGCCATATCCCGAGCGCTGTATATAACGCCCGAGATGAGCACTTCCTCGCCTGCTCTGAGCTCTGCTGTTTTCTGTTTTGTCAGGGGAGTAGAGATCTTCTTTGCCATCAGAAGCCTTCCGCCTACTCCGCTGTTTCCTGCATTTGCCTGCCTGTGCTTGAGGAAAGGTATTTCAGGTATTCGCTGTCTGTTGAGAGCACAGCGTTTGAGCCCTTGAGGTTTTCCTTGTAAGACTCAAGCGTTTTGTAGAAGGCAAAGAAATCGGGGTCGAGGCCGTATGACTCTGCGTAGATTTTAACCGCCTCTGAATCTGCTGAACCGCGAATCTGCTGAGACTCCCTATAAGCCTCTGAGATGATGCGGTTTGTATCATTCTCAATCTTACCCTGAATATTCATCTTCTCGCCCTCACCTTCAGAGCGGTATTCAGCAGCCACGCGGAGCCTTTCTTCCACCATCCTCTCGTAAACCTTCTCACGCACCTGCTCGGTGTAGTTTATGCGTTTAATAAGCACATCCACGAGCTCGATTCCGAAATCCTTGGCCGAAATTTTAGCTTCAGCGAGAATTTTATTCTCAATTGCGTTTCTGCCCATTGATATATTGCTCACATCCTGTTCACGGATGTCCTTCACTTCAACCATCATGGACATCTCTCTGTTGGAATTCCGCAC
This window of the Sedimentisphaera salicampi genome carries:
- a CDS encoding Fe-S-containing hydro-lyase; translated protein: MAKKISTPLTKQKTAELRAGEEVLISGVIYSARDMAHKRLTESIARSEPLPIDIEGQIIYFVGPSPAAEGRPAGSAGPTTSSRMDQFSPILLDNGLAGMIGKGYRGDAVINSLIKNTAVHFSAVGGAGALLSKSIVKSEVVAYPELGPEAIHRLEVSDFPAVVAYDSTGASIYERKK
- the hflC gene encoding protease modulator HflC, whose translation is MNPTKIANYILWGFIALFVAFNLFCYTVKETEQAVITQFGKYKRVEKDAGLKFKIPFVEKVNMFEKRLLEWDGTPTQMPTVEKRYINVDTFGRWRIVDPLEFMKTLRTETAAQSRLDDIINSAVRNRISSNQLIEAVRNSNREMSMMVEVKDIREQDVSNISMGRNAIENKILAEAKISAKDFGIELVDVLIKRINYTEQVREKVYERMVEERLRVAAEYRSEGEGEKMNIQGKIENDTNRIISEAYRESQQIRGSADSEAVKIYAESYGLDPDFFAFYKTLESYKENLKGSNAVLSTDSEYLKYLSSSTGRQMQETAE